A genomic stretch from Candidatus Thermoplasmatota archaeon includes:
- a CDS encoding radical SAM protein, with translation MQKVKKMPRGSAHTGRLPEGCVLCEKGAKLVLLVTGRCARRCCYCPLSAEKRGKDVFFANERKVSDASGVIDEAELMDALGTGVTGGDPLEAIDRTVDCIKSLKKRFGKRHQIHLYTSSTDANKIRRVAKAGLDEIRFHPPMSLWKRLEKTEFAKAAALSKKLGMKVGLEIPVIPGKTDDLVSAISFADVAKLDFVNLNELEFSETNWRSLRALGFDTKKENDISSGVSGSEELALNLLHLETDIPLHYCSSAFKDGVQLRRRIMRRARNVARPHEILTRDGTLLKGVIETDNISMTAAWIMKTFDVPGRLIWSDYEKNRLEIAPWILEEIADELEPPAYIVEEYPTADRLEVERTPLKRR, from the coding sequence ATGCAGAAGGTCAAGAAGATGCCAAGGGGGTCGGCGCACACGGGAAGGCTTCCTGAGGGCTGCGTCCTCTGCGAGAAAGGAGCAAAGCTGGTGCTGCTCGTTACTGGCAGATGCGCCCGTAGATGCTGCTACTGCCCCTTGTCCGCCGAGAAACGGGGGAAGGACGTCTTCTTCGCGAACGAGCGCAAGGTCAGTGATGCCTCAGGAGTGATCGACGAGGCCGAGCTCATGGATGCTCTCGGGACGGGCGTTACGGGAGGCGATCCGCTAGAGGCCATTGACCGGACCGTCGATTGCATCAAGTCGCTGAAGAAACGATTCGGGAAACGCCATCAAATCCACCTATACACTTCGAGCACGGACGCCAACAAGATCAGACGCGTTGCAAAGGCCGGCCTGGATGAGATAAGGTTCCATCCGCCCATGAGCCTTTGGAAGAGACTCGAAAAGACCGAATTCGCCAAGGCGGCGGCGCTTTCGAAGAAGCTCGGCATGAAGGTCGGTCTTGAGATTCCTGTCATCCCCGGGAAGACTGACGATCTGGTGAGCGCGATATCGTTCGCCGATGTTGCGAAGCTCGACTTTGTGAACCTGAACGAGCTCGAGTTCTCGGAGACCAACTGGCGGTCGCTCAGGGCGTTAGGGTTCGACACAAAGAAGGAGAACGACATATCTTCCGGTGTTAGTGGGAGCGAGGAACTGGCCCTTAACCTTCTCCACCTCGAGACAGACATTCCGCTTCACTACTGCTCATCCGCCTTCAAGGACGGCGTCCAACTCAGGCGCAGGATAATGAGAAGGGCGAGGAACGTGGCCAGACCGCACGAGATTCTTACGAGAGACGGCACCCTGCTGAAAGGGGTGATCGAGACCGACAACATATCCATGACCGCGGCCTGGATAATGAAGACATTCGATGTCCCCGGCAGACTGATCTGGAGCGACTACGAGAAGAACAGGCTAGAGATCGCTCCATGGATCCTGGAGGAGATTGCGGACGAGCTTGAACCGCCCGCGTACATAGTTGAGGAATATCCGACTGCGGACAGGCTCGAGGTGGAGCGGACGCCGCTCAAGCGACGCTGA
- a CDS encoding 50S ribosomal protein L30e, whose product MIDVVRALKTAATTGDVRFGLAETKKSVKKGEAKLVVVSSNCPDKSVVSGSLPKVLVFNGTNVELGSACGKPFPISALAIVSPGESNILSA is encoded by the coding sequence ATGATTGACGTCGTACGTGCTCTGAAGACGGCTGCGACCACAGGCGACGTTAGGTTCGGCCTCGCGGAGACCAAGAAATCAGTCAAGAAGGGAGAGGCCAAGCTCGTCGTTGTCTCGAGCAACTGCCCGGACAAATCCGTCGTTTCAGGCTCGTTGCCGAAGGTTCTGGTTTTCAACGGGACGAACGTGGAGCTGGGGAGCGCCTGCGGAAAACCGTTCCCGATATCTGCGCTGGCAATCGTAAGCCCTGGAGAGTCCAACATACTCTCCGCGTGA
- a CDS encoding NusA-like transcription termination signal-binding factor, which translates to MGDITFTEDTLRYISLFEKITGTQVKDCLETEEKLVFVVEKGQGSRAVGKKGENVIRLKNLTGKNIHVIEYSEDPETFIKNVFHTYSVQSVTIEDRGNIIHATVTVDPKVKGKAIGKNGKNLRIAREVVNRHHNVQSISVA; encoded by the coding sequence ATGGGAGATATCACATTTACCGAGGACACGCTCCGATACATCTCTCTTTTCGAGAAGATCACGGGCACGCAGGTCAAGGACTGCCTCGAGACCGAGGAGAAGCTGGTGTTCGTCGTAGAGAAGGGCCAGGGCAGCAGGGCCGTTGGCAAGAAGGGGGAGAACGTCATCCGCCTCAAGAACCTTACGGGGAAGAACATCCACGTGATAGAGTACTCGGAGGACCCTGAGACATTCATCAAGAACGTATTCCACACTTATTCCGTTCAGAGCGTCACGATCGAGGACCGGGGAAACATCATACACGCGACCGTTACCGTGGACCCGAAGGTGAAGGGGAAGGCCATAGGCAAGAACGGCAAGAATCTCAGGATCGCCCGCGAGGTCGTGAACAGGCACCACAACGTCCAGAGCATCAGCGTCGCTTGA
- the pyrF gene encoding orotidine-5'-phosphate decarboxylase, with product MQKKTRIILALDVTSHADALRVVDAVKDYVDAIKINWPLILAAGPDIIQEMSKVKDVICDFKISDIPNTNRLIVEQAMSRGASAVICHGFAGEDSVKACVDAAKGQVFVLTEMSHPGGKQFTAPVADMLAAIAKAAGARGIVAPATRPERVAVLRKIIGNLEIITPGVGAQGGKASDAIRAGADYIIVGRAIYEAADPRDAAKKLADEVRGST from the coding sequence ATGCAGAAGAAGACCAGGATAATCCTTGCACTGGATGTCACATCGCACGCAGACGCACTGCGTGTGGTCGACGCCGTCAAGGACTATGTGGACGCCATCAAGATAAACTGGCCGCTGATCCTCGCGGCCGGACCGGACATCATACAGGAGATGTCCAAGGTCAAGGACGTCATATGCGACTTCAAGATCTCCGACATCCCGAACACTAACAGGCTGATCGTCGAACAGGCGATGTCCAGAGGCGCGAGCGCGGTCATATGCCACGGTTTCGCCGGAGAAGACTCGGTAAAGGCGTGCGTGGACGCCGCCAAGGGGCAGGTTTTCGTCCTGACGGAGATGAGCCATCCGGGCGGGAAGCAGTTCACGGCCCCTGTCGCGGACATGCTCGCAGCCATTGCTAAGGCTGCAGGCGCCAGAGGAATAGTCGCCCCCGCAACTCGGCCGGAGAGGGTCGCCGTGCTCAGGAAGATCATAGGGAACTTGGAGATCATCACTCCAGGCGTAGGGGCACAGGGAGGCAAAGCATCAGATGCCATCAGGGCTGGAGCCGACTACATAATAGTTGGAAGGGCCATTTACGAGGCCGCGGACCCCAGGGACGCTGCCAAGAAACTGGCCGACGAAGTCAGGGGAAGTACTTGA